One region of Bacteroidota bacterium genomic DNA includes:
- a CDS encoding nuclear transport factor 2 family protein, translating into MLLLSGIMVKGQSQNSKSEIEQITATLMDYIEGTANGEPDRLRQAFHPSFNLYTVGERDSLRIRSGEQYISNIKQGEKSDRIGRIISIDFERDAAMAKAEIVIPNWRIFTDYFLLLKYEGSWKIVQKSYTWREFPKSEQKK; encoded by the coding sequence ATGCTACTATTGTCCGGGATAATGGTAAAAGGGCAATCGCAAAATAGCAAATCCGAAATTGAACAAATTACAGCCACACTAATGGATTATATTGAAGGCACAGCTAATGGCGAACCTGATAGGTTGCGGCAAGCCTTCCATCCAAGCTTTAATTTATACACGGTAGGTGAGAGGGATAGTCTAAGAATTCGATCGGGGGAGCAGTATATTTCGAATATAAAGCAAGGAGAAAAGTCTGATCGCATAGGTCGAATCATTTCAATTGATTTTGAAAGGGATGCGGCAATGGCAAAAGCAGAAATTGTAATTCCTAATTGGAGAATATTTACCGACTATTTTTTACTACTAAAGTATGAGGGCTCATGGAAAATAGTTCAGAAGAGCTATACATGGCGTGAGTTCCCAAAGAGTGAACAGAAAAAATAA
- the crtI gene encoding phytoene desaturase — MPKAVIIGSGLGGLATALRLTHHGYQVEVIEKAATPGGRLNILKQDGFTFDTGPSFFSMSYAFTELFSYCKIKNPLQLNELNPLYTVYFEGRDTPLKIYKDLDVLQKEFANIEPELKLKLEKYLKKAGQLFHDTEHIVIDKNFDSTIGYLYALSRVPWKHAPMMFRSMWEELEKTFTSQEAKVIFSLVAFFLGNTPFQTPAVYSLLNYTEMIHDGYWNVKGGMYSITSELVKLLEARGVVFQYNTEIAAVNSEQGKIKSVVSSNGTSFAADVFVCNSDAASFRGKVLNRKKFSEKKLDNMEWTLAPFTIYLGVKGKVDKLQHHNYFLGDNFKQYADTIFKTTVAPDKPYYYVNVSSKSNPNCAPDGCENIFILCPVPDLRTKPEWSDSQQLADTIIADISKRVNFDLHAATLTKTIWTPIDWQEKFSLYRGSGLGLAHGLNQVGGLRPRNYDELLKNLFYVGASTTPGTGLPMVTIGSKLVMERILKM; from the coding sequence ATGCCAAAAGCAGTAATCATAGGGTCAGGATTGGGAGGGCTAGCTACAGCGCTCCGACTTACACATCATGGATATCAGGTTGAAGTAATTGAAAAGGCAGCTACACCCGGTGGCCGTTTAAATATTTTGAAGCAAGACGGTTTTACGTTCGATACCGGGCCATCTTTTTTTAGTATGAGTTATGCGTTTACAGAACTATTCAGTTACTGCAAAATAAAAAATCCGCTGCAGCTTAACGAACTTAACCCGCTGTACACTGTATATTTTGAAGGACGCGATACACCATTGAAAATATATAAAGACTTAGATGTACTGCAAAAGGAATTTGCCAACATAGAACCGGAATTAAAATTAAAGTTGGAAAAATATTTGAAAAAGGCAGGCCAGCTTTTTCACGATACAGAGCACATTGTGATTGATAAAAATTTTGACTCTACCATTGGATACTTATATGCTTTGTCGAGGGTTCCATGGAAACATGCTCCCATGATGTTTCGCAGCATGTGGGAAGAGTTAGAAAAAACATTTACATCGCAGGAAGCAAAAGTTATTTTTTCTTTAGTGGCATTCTTCCTCGGTAATACACCTTTCCAAACACCTGCTGTATATAGTCTGCTTAATTATACCGAAATGATACACGATGGATATTGGAATGTAAAAGGTGGAATGTATAGCATAACAAGCGAATTGGTTAAATTATTAGAGGCTAGGGGTGTGGTGTTTCAGTACAATACCGAAATAGCTGCGGTGAATTCCGAACAGGGGAAGATTAAATCAGTAGTAAGTAGCAATGGAACTTCGTTTGCTGCTGATGTTTTTGTTTGCAACAGCGATGCTGCTTCTTTCAGAGGTAAGGTACTTAACAGGAAAAAATTTTCGGAAAAGAAATTGGACAACATGGAATGGACGCTTGCGCCATTTACTATTTACCTTGGTGTTAAAGGCAAGGTGGATAAACTTCAGCATCATAATTATTTTTTGGGCGATAACTTTAAGCAATATGCTGATACAATTTTCAAAACAACGGTTGCACCTGATAAGCCCTATTATTATGTAAATGTGAGCAGCAAGTCTAATCCTAATTGTGCACCCGATGGTTGTGAGAATATTTTTATTCTATGTCCTGTTCCTGACCTTCGTACAAAGCCCGAATGGAGCGACTCGCAGCAGTTGGCCGATACCATTATTGCAGATATTAGCAAGCGTGTGAATTTTGATTTACATGCTGCTACGCTAACAAAAACCATTTGGACACCCATAGACTGGCAAGAGAAGTTTAGCCTGTATCGTGGCAGTGGGTTAGGTCTTGCACATGGTTTAAATCAAGTTGGGGGACTGAGGCCCCGCAATTACGATGAGCTCTTGAAAAATTTATTTTATGTAGGTGCATCAACTACTCCCGGCACCGGATTGCCTATGGTAACTATTGGTAGCAAATTGGTAATGGAGCGAATTTTGAAAATGTAA